The sequence below is a genomic window from Bombus fervidus isolate BK054 chromosome 2, iyBomFerv1, whole genome shotgun sequence.
CGACCGCTGCGATCTTCGTCTTTCAGTTTAAAATTTCCGGCTCTAAACCTGTTTGAACAGTTATAGACCGATCACCGTAAACGTCACAAATCTGCTTTGCAGTGTTTTTAGGTGTACTGTCTTTTTTAAAGCATTGAAACATAATGTGACGAAACCGCATCTTTTGGTCTTCCATTTTTCATCACGCAAAATAAATTCGACACACTTTCTGCTAACATCGAGAATTGTTCCCTTTCCCTTACTTCGTTACTCGAAGAATGTAAACGAATACGCAGAGGGATACAAGGGCATCATTTATATAAGGTCCGTAGCAACAGAAGCTGACCAATCGCTGACGAGCAGCGTTCTCATTGGTTCGgaaatacaataattttataagctgttattttatattattttatattatttttataaatgaatgATCTTTCAACttgataatatatttgaaatttaaaatttcattcttaaattgtgttatgttaatatatatatatatattaattatattatgttaatatatatattaacataacacaattatatttaataataataattatattttatataatgtaataatctAACAAAAAgcattttttgtatattaatatataatgtttaaatattgattgatcaaagaaaaattttaacgtgtatttaatgaaatatattttgttaaaatatctctCTTGTTTAAATTATAACTACAATTACTTTTAGAATACTTATTGTGTTATTTCttcactttttttttcattttgaatatgtatatatttatatatgtattgaaTAAAAGACGTACGTGTTCGCATTTGCTTCGAAACGGCAGTTTAAAATTTAGAAcatgaaatacaaaaattgattATGTGAAACAATCGTTACTCGATATTctttaatgtaaattaattattttgcaaagaattatacatatatttgaaatagagAACAATTTAATTCTTAAGGATAACCATCTGCTATCTCCTAATTTGATCATAAATTACCTAAAAAggtctatatatatttttctttctttattaaaagGTTCAATTCGTACACCAAAAAAGAAGTggtaaaaattgttaatagcAGTATTACTTTAGTTactgtataaattttacattataataagcactttaaataaattatatactattgtaatatattaattaattatgcaataCTAAtggtatagaaaaaaaaaagaaataattcaaaagatTGGCTAAAACCAAGAATAGATgtactaaattattattaatttgctaTCAACCTACTCTTTTACCTAGCGCATTATTCTTCCTTTCTATCTCATAAGCATGAGTTtcggaaataatttttatttataatcactGAAGTTACAAACTatgtgaaaaaattttattaatatattctattGTTTCAGTTtatcaatatatatacatacatatattaattttattgcgttaaatttttaaagctacatattattttcttttgcgTAACTTCCACTATAAAATACATGATATTTGTTAGTTCAATTTTGTTACACACATCCATTATGttctttaatataaaaaaaggaaactatataacttttacgcttttaatttgtaaaaaaagcCTTAGAAATATGTTAGATATGTTACGCGTATAAAATCAATTGTATCGTGGAGAATGTAACGGTAACAGCAGCGCGCCAATCAGATTGTAGAAAGGCATTAGCAGTCCCAAGCTGGATTGTGATTGGTTCAACGTAGCCCCTGTTCCAGCGTATAAAAGGAATGCGTCTCACTGCGCTTCGTATTCTCTGAGAAGACGTCGTACGGTTGTGTTCATCTACGATAATTCGAAGATAATTTGAAGCATCATCATGCCGCCGAAAGTTAGTGGAAAAGCTGTGAAAAAAGCCGGTAAGGCTCAGAAGAATATTAGTAAAGCtgacaagaagaagaaaaggaggagGAAGGAAAGCTACGCTATTTACATTTACAAGGTGTTGAAACAAGTACACCCTGACACCGGTATATCCAGCAAAGCGATGAGCATCATGAACAGTTTCGTCAATGATGTCTTCGAACGCATTGCAGCAGAAGCATCAAGATTGGCGCATTACAACAAACGTTCTACGATTACATCTCGTGAAATTCAAACCGCTGTAAGACTTCTACTTCCCGGAGAATTAGCAAAACACGCAGTCAGTGAAGGCACCAAAGCAGTCACCAAGTACACCAGCTCGAAATAGACAGTCACAAACTGTTCAAAACAAACGGTCCTTTTCAGGAccaaaaaattttcaaacaaaatgGAACATTTTTACTTACGTTCTGAACATAATTTGCAGTATGaagctttatattttttcac
It includes:
- the LOC139998273 gene encoding histone H2B — translated: MPPKVSGKAVKKAGKAQKNISKADKKKKRRRKESYAIYIYKVLKQVHPDTGISSKAMSIMNSFVNDVFERIAAEASRLAHYNKRSTITSREIQTAVRLLLPGELAKHAVSEGTKAVTKYTSSK